TCAACTGCAAGCGAATTTTCCAGATAGAAGTCTCGCCAGGAGCCGCACCTTTCATGCCCAGCAGTTGACGAGTTTTCGCACTCCGCTCAGATGGGTTGTTATCGGTTGTTTGTTGTTTGTCGGTTGTCATTTGCTAATGGGTAATAGGTAATAGGTAATGGGTAACGGGTAATGGTCATTATCAAGTACCCATCACCCATTACCAATTCTCAATGACCAATTAGAACGAAATCGCCAAGTAACTATTTTGAAATTTAGCGCCTTTGACGGGTTGACCGCTCAACTGGGGGGGTAAGGAGATATTGCGCCGCTGATCTCCGGCTTCGATGGTGACTTCAGGGCCGTATTGGGTGAGTTTTACCTGCTTTTTATCAAAACCAGGCAAGAATAGACGTACCTGACGAGCTGGAATGTCAATCTCGATAGGTTTGGGCAGCCCCGATACTTGACGCAAATCCGGGAGGGCGTCGATTAGCGGTTGCCAGTCACCCGGTGGTGAGCTGGGAAGGGAGCTGACTGCAAGAGGGGTAAAGTTTGCCGAAATGGCTTCTGTGTCCGACTCTTGGTTGAGCAGAACGCCTCCCACGGTCAGTCCGACTTGTTGGGCACTGCCCCAAAAATACTGGGCAGTCGCAACAGCAGTTGGCGCACTCGTCGTCACCAAATAGGCAGCAACGCGGTTAGGATCGGCGACTGCGGCTCTCCCTCGCTCCAGCAGATTGTTCACCTCATTGGTGGGCTGTTGGGCAAAGTTATCCCCACTCCATGACACATTGAGAACAGCGCTGCTAATGGGTTGAATGAACGGCGAAACAGTTCTCCACAGGTCGGAATCTTCCACGACTTTTCGGAACCGGCGAATATACCAGCTGAGTATCTCTGGCATCCCCAGCATCCGTAGGGTAGTCTGGTCGCCGCTGCCGTCGTAGATGATTACGTCATACTTGCCACTGGCTTCGTACTCGCGGATGGCGTTGAGAGCCAGGGCGCTGTCCATCCCTGGCAGAACGCCCAACTCCTGACCGTAGACATTTTTCAGCAGAGGCGTCCGTAGATACTGCGCTTCCAGTTTTTTGACTTCTTCCCAGCTGCGTTCGAGTAGCACGGCAGACTGGAACTGTACTACCTGTAAATTTTGAGCCAGTTCCTGGGGATCAGGGCTAGGGGACGCCCCCAGGAGCAATCCGAGGGTGGGGCCGGGGTCTTGTCCGGCAAGTAGCACTCGCGCTCCCTTGCTTGCCAGTTGTTTGGCGGCTGCGATCGCGACTGTGGTGCGACCCGTGCCGCCTTTGCCCAAAAACGTTAAAATCAGGGCCATCTGTTCTTATTGTGCGGGTTTCAGTTCATCTTCAAAAAACCAAGTGGTCGAGTTGTCGTCAAATTGCACGACGACCCCAACGCCACTACCATCCGTCATTTTGTAGCCTTTGATGGTGCCAACTTTCCCCAGTTTATTAACAACGGCGGGAGAAACCCTGTCTCTGAGGCGGTATACTTTTACTTTCTGACCGATCTCCATTGCTGCTCCGATGCAAATGAACCATTCCGAATCATTCCACAGTTTAGGGCAAAACCTCGGAGATTGGTTTGCTTAAGTGGTGGTGAACCGAAGGTCGTCCTCTTAGGACATCGTTTTCTTTTGGTTCAGATCACCTCTGAATCAATACCCAAGGACGGTATTTAGACCCGAACTCTAGTTGCTCTACCGCTTTGGCGTAGCACCAAGATGACCTTGAGGCTGCTAAGCTTTACCTCGGCAGAAGCTGCCACTCGCAAAACTTCTGCTTGTATTGCAGCAAATTTCCTATATCATCTTTAACTTAATAGACTAGACTTGTTACAAAATCCAACAAATGCCAAAAAGCGGCAATGGGAACTCTAAGGTTTGACTCAGCTTCATAGAAAAAAGTGGCTTCGTGTTTTGGTTGTGAGAGAGTAGCGGGATTTGTTGAAGTCGATGAAAGCAGTTGTTCGCAAAGCTGGCAGGGTGAGGCGTTTGCTTCCGGTTAATGACCTATGGTGGGCAAAGCTAGACTTGTTGAGAACCCTGGTGCGGCGGGATTTGGAAGCGCGATATAAGGGTTCGGTTCTAGGCAATTTGTGGCCTTTGGTCAATCAGCTGTCACAGTTGCTGATTTACACTTATGTTTTCTCAATTGTATTGAAGATAAAGCTGACCCTGAAGGGATTGCCAGAGAATAACATTACCTTTGGGTTATGGCTATTTGCCGGGTTGCTTCTCTGGATTGCTTTTACCAGTGGCCTTACCCAGGCAGCAGGTTCGGTGGTGGGGCAGCCAAATTTGGTGAAGAAGGTCGTGTTTCCGCTAGCTTTATTGCCCCTAGTACCCGTGCTGTCAACGTTCATTGAGAGTACATTAGGCTTGATGGCATTGATTCTTTTAGTGGCATTGACATCCCAAACAATACACGCTACGTTATGGCTGCTGCCGTTGGTTTGGCTACCGCAGCTAATGTTGACAGCTGGGTTGGGGTATTTTACTGCAGCTCTAACAGTTTTTTTGCGAGATATTCCGCAAACATTATTAGTTATCTTAAATTTTTTATTCTATTTGACACCTATTGTTTATCCAGCAAAGCAGATTCCAGAACCGTGGAGAGGTTGGGTATTTTGGTTGAATCCAGTGGCGACGCTGGCAGAAGTTTATAGAGATTTAGTATTAGTGGGAGAGATGAATCACTGGGCACAGTGGGGTGTGGCGTCTTTAATTTGTCTATTAATATTTTTGGGAGGATTAGGGGCGTATCAAAGGTTACGTCCGGCATTTGCTGATGTACTTTAGGTTGTGATTGAGTTTGTGAGTTGTGGTGTTGGCAGCAGTGGTGTAATGAGTGAGATTGCGATTTCGCTGAAGAACGTCTCGAAGTGCTTTAAGCTGTATGGGCATCCCGTAGATCGGTTAAAAGATTTATTGCTGCCCGGTAAGATTAGAGCTAATGAATTTTGGGCGCTGCGAGATATTAATTTGGAGGTGCCAAAAGGGCAAACACTAGGAATTGTTGGGCAAAATGGTTCTGGCAAAAGTACACTCCTACAAATTATTGCCGGGACGCTAACGCCAACTACAGGAGATATACAAGTCAATGGTCGGGTTGCAGCGTTGCTGGAATTAGGAAGTGGTTTTAACCCTGAATTTACCGGGCGGCAGAATGTATTTTTTAATGGAAGATTATTAGGCTTAAGTCAAAGAGAAATAGAAGACAAATTTGATACAATTGCTGAATTTGCTGAAATTGGAGATTTTATAGAACAACCCGTTAAGGCTTATTCAAGCGGTATGTTTATCAGGTTGGCTTTTGCTGTTGCAATCAATGTTGAACCAGATATTCTAATTGTTGATGAAGCTTTATCCGTAGGTGATATTAAATTTCAATTTAAATGCTTTTTGAAATTTAAAGAATTTCAGGAAAAAGGCATAACAATTTTATTTGTTTCCCATGATGGAAATTCCGTAAAACGTTATTGTAATAATGCTATTCTTTTAAATTCAGGTCAAAAGATTTTGGAGGGAATACCGAATCAAGTAATTAATCATTATACAAAAATTATGTTTCCCGATGAAGAGGTGAGAGAATTCAGAGAAATACCAAATAAAGAATTGATATTACCTGCCGCTCCAGAACGAAAGAAAGAAAAGTTAGAGTATAGATATGGTGATGGACGGGGGGAAATCATAAAAATTATTACTAAAAATAGTAACGGGGAAACAACCAAAACTTTCCTTTCTTGTGAGAAAGTAGTTGTTAGTATTGAAGCTTTGATTAAAGAGTTTTTAGAAGCTCCAGTGTTTGCTATGACAATAAAAGATTGTAGGGGTGAAGATATATATATCACCAATACGTATGCCCAGAAGATAAATGTGCCAAATTTAAAGCCTGGAAACTTGGTTAATGTGTCATTTGAACAACACCTGATGCTTTGTCCAGGTGACTACTTTATTTCTTTTGGCTTTGTCTCTCTTGCTCAAGGAAGGCTAAGTCCAATAGATCGTAGATATGATGCTGTCCAAATAAAAGTGACTCAACTGGGAGACGATATGAGTGGCGGCATAGTAAATCTTCAGAGTCGGATTAATTTTTCCATTGAAAAGGCTACTCTTGAAAGTAGTAAGTATTAGAGTCTTTAAATGAATTATCCAGAGGATTTTTTTAGATTTCAGGAATTGAACCTTTGGTTACCAAAGCGAAATTACTCTGTATTCAATTATTCAGATGGCTCTGAGGAAGAAGCTTATTTGGAGAATTGCCTTAAAAAAGTCTCAGATCTCAGATGTCATTCTTCTGAACTAGTTGGGTACATACGTAATTGGCCTTCTGAGTATCATCTCAGTCCTAAGCGAAGTAATTTGCTTCGTCCTATACTGCTAAATAAAGGTAGCTCGATACTAGAATTGGGTGCAGGCTGTGGAGCTATTACTCGATATTTAGGGGAGAACGTTGATAAAGTTATTGCTGTCGAGGGTAGTGACAAGCGAGCAAATATTGCTGCTCTAAGATGTAGGGATCTGGAAAATGTACAAATAGTTCATGGGAACTTCCAAAACATTGAATTCAATGAAAAATTTGATGTAGTTACTTTGATTGGTGTATTAGAGTATAGCGGACAATACATTAATTCCGGAAACCCGCAACAGCAAGCTTTGGAAATAGCAAAACGGCATTTAAAAAATGATGGGATCTTGATTTTAGCAATTGAGAACAAACTGGGGTTAAAATACTTTGCCGGATGCTCTGAAGATCATACGGGCATACTATTTGATGGGCTAGAAGGTTATAGTAGTGGTAGCTTAGTAAGAACTTTTGGAAAGCAGGAACTAGAGAAACTATTGAAAATATCTGGTTTTACAGATATTGATTTTCTGTATCCTTTTCCAGACTACAAGCTTCCTGACGTTGTTATTAGATTAAACGAAACTAGCCCGCATTACTCAACACCCTTTTTGTATAACTGGCTGGGATATGTAAATTCTAGAGATTATAGTAATCGCAAAATAGAGATATTCGAAGAATTTTTGGTGACTAAACAGATAGAAGCTAATGGCTTTTTGTCTCAAGTAAGCAATTCGTTTTTAGTATTAGCTAGTGGAGGCAAATTAATCTCAGAAAAATTCCTAGATCCAGAAGCGATCGTGTGGAAGTACAATGTGATGCGTAGTAAGGAGTTCATGACTCAACTCTGTTTACGCAGGAATAGAAGTGATGGTTCGTTGTTTTTGAAACGAGAACCTATCTATACTGAACTGACACTGGAGCAAGAAACAGATCCAACAAAAGAATTGAAACACTATGCCAATGAATCCACACAAATTGTGAGTGGTACAACACTCATTGAGCAAATAATTCAAGCAATCAGGTTTAGGGCTTCGGGAGATGAAGAGTTTTTGAAATCGTGTATTAATATTTGGTATAAGTTCTTGGTTAAAGAAGCCCAAAGATGTCTGGGAAGCAAAACCGAGTTACCTGGTAATTACGTGGATTGTACTCCGTGGAATTTGATAGTAACGCCAAAAGGCGCTCTTAATTACATTGATAGAGAGTGGAGTTATTTAGCTCGGCTTCCTATTAAATTTATATTATTTAGGGGGTTTCTTGGGATTTACAACTGGGCTTACTTATGGATAGATGCCGGATGGGATATTTTACAGCCAGATAAATCATTTAGGTCTTTTCTGAATTTTTGTCTACAGTTAGTTGAGTTGGATATAAATGCAGAAGAATTTAATAGGTTTGCTTTGTTGGATTGGGAGTTTCAAGAAAGAACTAAGCTGGTTGCGAGCGGAAATTTTGATGAGTTCACAAGATTTCTGAATTCAATCCCACAGTCAATGCTATTCGTTAAGTCAATTGAGCGATCGCAGTCGCAGTTGCATCAAACTCAAGCAGAACTGCAACACTCGCAGTCGCAGTTGCATCAAACTCAAGCAGAACTGCAACACTCGCAGTCGCAGTTGCATCAAACTCAAGCAGAACTGCAACACTTGCAGTCGCAGTTGCATCAAACTCAAGCAGAACTGCAACACTCGCAGTCGCAGTTGCATCAAACTCAAGCAGAACTGCAACACTCGCAGTCGCAGTTGCATCAAACTCAAGCAGAACTGCAACACTCGCTGAGTATTGTTGCTTCAATGGAAACCAGTAAGTTTTGGAAACTACGAACAATATGGTTTAAGTTCAAAAAAAGCATAAGCTCTGTACTGCTTCCCTTTGTAAGACTTTCTAATAAAAGTATTTTTGTTATACGTAATGAAGGATTTTACATATTTACTCAACGTACCGCTAAATTTTTAATACATCGGATGACGAGCTTCCACACTAGAAGTTATTTGACGGATACATTAGTAGCTAAAATTTTACAGAGTTTGGCAGAGCCTCCAGAATATACAGAATGGATCAATGACTACGAACCTAATGATGAGGAGCTTAAACAACAAAAAAATAAAGCTCTGTCATTTAAGTACAAACCCCTGCTTAGTGTGATTCTTCCAGTATATAAAGTGCCATTTTTTATTCTTGAAGAAACCCTGAATAGTGTTTTAAACCAAACTTACACTAACTGGGAGTTATGTATTGCCTTTGCTGATATCGGCAATTTGCAAACAAGTCAATACCTAGAAGCGCTCAGTTTACAAGATCAAAGAGTGCGGCTAACTATAATGCTAGAAAACCAAGGGATTTCTGGTAACTCTAATGCTGCTATAAAGCTGGCTTCAGGTGAATTTATAGTACTACTAGATCATGATGATTTATTAGCACCTTCGGCTTTCTATGAAGTAATAAAAAAATTAAACGAGCAGCAAAACTTAGACTTCCTATATTCAGACAAAGATTGTGTGAGTGCAAATAGTAAAGTAAGGTCACGGCTGTTATTAAAACCCGAATGGAGTCCAGAAATTTTATATTCGGCTAATTATTTAACTCATTTATGTGTTGCTCGTCGTGAACTTGTGGAGCGTATTGGCGGCTTTCGTCCAGAGACAGATGGAGCGCAAGACTGGGATATATTTTTTCGCATTACAGAACAAACATCACGTATTGCTCGGATTAATAGTGTTCTTTATCACTGGCGCATAATACAGGGTTCTACTTCTCTAGGGATAGATTCTAAGCCCTATGCCCTTGAAGCACAATTACGGACTATCCAAGACCATCTAAGTCGAACACAATTGCCAGCAACCGTTTCACCACACCCAGAATCCGGTTTTAGATTAGAATGGCAAACTCCGCCCGCCAAGGTAACAATTATTATTGATGGTGACGTTCCTTGGGAGTCTTTATCTAGTTGCATTCGTGCAGTTTCATCGTTTGCTGATTCTAGTATTCATACAGCGAAAGTAGTTTTACCAGAGTCTAGTTATAACTCACAAAAGAGCGAACGAGACACTATCATCAAAAATACCAACTTGCCTATTGAGTGGCTGATATTCAGAGAGAATAAGCTAGAAACTTTAGCAAAAGCTGCGAAAAAAGAACCGACTGACGTAGTTTTGTTTGTATCAGGTGAAATTACTAGATTTCAAGAAGGATGGATACAAGAATTAAGTGGTTGGGTTCTCAGTCATCCAAATATTGGATTTGCTACAGCGCTCATCTTAACAGAGGAAAATATTGTTGTTGAAGCAGGAATAATTGTTGATCAATACGGAAATGGCTCCCCGCTATTGCGTGGTAGGAACTTATATTCTTGGGAAATTTTTGGGGGAGCGCTATGGTATAGAAATTGCACTGCAAGCTCTCCTAAAGCTGTGGCGTTTAGTTATGACCATTACTTGACCTTAGATGGATTACCTACAAATGTATCTTCTTTATCGTCTGCAATGATAAAACTGTGTCAAGCTAGTCGCCGTAAAAATAAACGTGGTTTAGTAAATCCACACGCGCGAGCATTCTTGAAAGATTTACCCAACGATGATATTCCAGAATTTCATGAATCTTTAGCTGATGATCCCTATTTTCATCCTGCTTTTGATTCAGTTGCTCCCTTGAAATTAAGATTGAAAAATGGAAAACATTTATGAGAATTAAAGCGTTTCTAAAGAAAGTAATTAATCAGACATTGTTACCTTTAGATAGCTATAGTAGAGATGCTACTGCACTGGCACGAGTTATTGATTTTTCATACGCAGATATCTCGGAATTTCAACAACATCCTGAAAGAGTTAGCAAATCAGGCACTCACAGTGTGAATTGGTATTTGCCATCTTTTGAGAATGCTTTCTATGGTGGAGTGATGACAATACTCCGCACTGCGGATTATTTATTCCAAAAGGGAGGGATGCACCAGAGATTCTTGATTTGTGGTGATATAAATGCTGATGCTGTAGCTGAAAAAATTACGAAGGTATTTCCGGCTTTAAAGAGCGCAGAGGTGATAATCCTCAACTCTGCCCAAGCAATTCAGAACATACCAGTATCAGATTTCTCAATCGCTACACTTTGGACAACTGCCTATGTTCTGCTAAAGGTACAAAATACGGGGTTGAAATTTTATTTTATTCAGGACTTTGAACCGTTATTCTATCCCGCTGGCTCCACCTATGCTCAAGCTGAAGCTACATACCGATTTGGATTCTATGGGATTGCTAATACTATAAGTTTGAAGAAAATATACGAGATCGAATACGACGGAGTATCAGTTCACTTTACTCCTTGTATCGATACTAATGTTTTCTATAGTGAAAATAGTTTAAAGAAGAATGACCAGCCGAAACGTGTCTTTTTTTATGGGCGACCAGGACATCCACGCAATGGTTTTGAATTAGCAGTTGAATCAATGCGTCAGCTAAAGAAACGTTATGGTTCTGGTGTGGAAATTTTATCAGCTGGGGCAAATTGGAAGCCTGAAGACTATGGATTGGGGGGAGTACTAGAGAATCTAGGGTTGTTAAATTATGAAGCAACAGGACATCTCTATCGTTCTTGTCATATTGGACTTTCAATGATGATGACACGACATCCATCTTACTTACCTTTTGAAATGATGGCATGCGGTGTGTTAGTGGTTTCAAATGTAAATCCGAGTACCCGATGGCTGTTGCGTGATGGTGAAAATTGTCTTCTTTCCAATCCAAGTGCATCCTGTCTTGCTGAAACGATCTCGCTGGCAATTGATAAATATGACGAATTTGCACACATTAAAAAGAATGCAGTTGAGTATATGATGAATTATCACCAGGATTGGTCGGTTGAATTAGCACGAATTCATCAATTTATGTTAAATGTTCCTGGTATAGAAAATCGCAGTAGAGAGGGATTATACGTGAGCAAATTTGCTAAAGTTTAAGTTGATAATGTTTGCTTACATTCACTTGAGCGAATAAAGCTAGGAGATTATTTTAATGAATACAGTAAAATCGCTTATTAAGATAGATATAGGTTGTGGTCCACATAAGAGGGAGGGCTTTATAGGTATAGATAGTAGCAAGCATTCTGGCGTTGATTATGTAGTCGATATAGAAAAAGAAGACCTTCCCTTTGAAAACGGAAGCGTAGACTATATTTTTTCATCACATTGCTTGGAGCATATCTCAAATACAAACAGGTTTTTTCAAGAAATTTGTCGTGTGGCTTGTGAGGGAGCAACCGTAGAAATTTGGACCCCGTATGCGTTTAGCAACGGAGCCTTCATATTTAGTCATGTTCAGTTTCTGAACGAAGAACACTATATGCATATGTGCGTACTATTTCCCGAAGTTTATAAAAAGTTAACTGGAGGCTTTTGGGTATTAAATGAGATAAAGTACGTAGTATTGCCTAGCACACTAGTGGATATTGACAGAAGTGGTCATAGCCTAGATTTTGCCCTCAAATACTTTAAAGGCGTGGTTCAGGAGTTCGGCGTTTTTATGAATATTTATCGTTCAAAGCCACCTAAAGAAAAGGTTCCTGCATGGTGGGAGGTGAGGACATTTTCTACAGACCGTTATGAGAAAAGCATGAGAATTAAAGAACTCGCACCGTCAACTGATGAAGAAGTATCTAAAGCTATAAAAAAGTTTGCTTTAGATGGTTAGAAATCGAAGAATTCTGAGTACTTAGCTATATTCTGTATCAACGCTATTGTGGTATGGAAATAAATAGGCTTACCAACAATAATACAAAAGCTAAAACTAGAAAGCCATCAGCGACAACAGTGGAAATACACAGTCTAGTCCAAAATAACTATATCCCGCACTAGCTGAAACACTATAAAATGCCTACCTTACCAAATCCAATAACCTTAATGCACAATGAGAGTTAAGGATAATTCACAAGATAGGTTAGCGCTCATATTCTTCTGGCTTATATATTCAGCAATAATAGGGCTGTTGACACTACTGGGGTTTAACGCGATTTTTCAGTACTATGCTCCTAATGGCATAGCTGCAACGCTACCACTAGCTAGGCTTAGCGAACCTTTTGCCTTAGTGACGGCTATTGAACTATGGGATAAATCCAATCTGACACAACCTTTCGTAGCAGAATTAAATGGTTTGGGAAGAATAGATATTCAGGTAGTTACCTGGCTCGAGCGACCCCGACAAAATGATGTATTTTGGCAGTTGAGTGAAATAGGCGACGACGGCAAAAAGATTCTCAAGCGTAAGGGTAGTTTTCACGCCCGTGATGCCAAGGACTGGAGATTTGTTAGTCTTAAGTTTCAGCCACTTCCTGAAAGTGCCTGTAAGCACTACGAAATTTCATTTTCTGCTGCTGGTACTTCTCAGCCTGAAAGTATTGGTTTACCAATTTATAAAACTCAGGAAGCTCCTCTGCCTGAAGAGATGCCAAGGATAACTTCAACCGTATTTAAACAGACAAATTTGAATCAAACAGTGTATTCTCCAGGAGCTATCAGCGCCTCCCTATCTTACTTTTACCATAAATCAACTTAATTTACAATGAAAAATAGAGGGTTAAACGTAAGAAAGTGGTTCAATTTCCTAATATATCTGCTCAATAGACATCCTCATCATAAACAGTTAGTTTTGTTTATTGGATGTTGGGCAGTGTCATTTCTAATATTTTTCTTCCGCAACCCCGATCCATTCATAAACCCTGTATTTTACGCGGAAGATGGACATGACTATGTTGGTCCTATCCTGACTCAGGGATTTTGGTCAACCTTATTTACTCCTCACATAAATTATTATGTATTTGGAAACGTTATTTTGGCAGGAATCGCCATAAAAATTAGCAATATTTTATATCCGGATAATTTATTGTACATCCCTCAAAGCATAGCCCTTGTTTCTTATATATTTTATGGCTTAGTAGCAACTTTACCCCTTTTATTATTAGGAGACTGGATCAGGTTGCCATATCTGATTGCACTGGCGTTAGTATCTAGCTTTTTTCCGCTACATGATGCAGATGCTGAAGTACTGGGTAGAGTTTCAAACGTTGGGTATTCATTCGTTTATATAGCATTTGTTTTAATTGTTTATCGCCTCTTTTGTATGAAGCGATCGCGTTTCATACTTTTAGTCGATTTTATAATACTTATATGTGCTGGAACCAATCCGGTAGTTTATCTTTTAATTCCTGTAATTTACATTCCCTATTTAAAGCAGCTTTTAATTGAAAAAAAATCTTTAAAGTTTATTTTTAAAACTCCTGCTTTTTTAAGCGCTGTTATCCTTGGTTTTCTAGCTTTATTTAAAATAGTTTATATTACGCTTAATTTTGGAATGACTGGAACAAAACCAACAGGACATTTTTTAGATTCACCATTTATTTTAGGCAATGCTATCGAAATGCTTATTGCTAGATCGATGCTTCATCCTATCATTTACTCAATTTACGAAAAATTTAATGATTTCGTTGCTATTCTCGTTTTTATAGTAATTATTATTGCTGCCAGCCTAGCTTCAACCAAAGCAAATCGGTGGTTATTCGTCTTTGGCTTTTATTCATTGCTTAGTTTTACAATTATAGCAGCAGTATTTAGACCAGGCCTCAGCGCCTTGTTCAATAATTACACACTTACAGGACTTCACAGATACTATTATGGTCAAAACTTACTCGCAATTTTCTTAATAGTCTTATGGTTTCATGACATGGCTCTTCGTATTAAAAAAAATCTACTTCGTCAAGCATTAATGGTAGTAATGTTAACAATATTTATGACTGGTTGGCGAGATTTATCTACTTATGGGAATCCCGCTTATCCAATGAGAGAAATAGGTAACTTCGAGCAATCATTAATAGTTGCATTAAAAGAGAGAAGATTTGTGGACATTCGTGGAATACCGGATAGTAAGGGTCGTTTTCTTGAAGTGCCGATATATCCAAGAACTTCCACCTGGAAGATGGTAATACCAAAGGAGTTAGCTGAGAAGTCGGCTGACAAAGGTAACATAATGAGTAGCATGGTTAAATGCCAGTCAAAGCTACGTTAACCATGTAGGGTTAAGCAAATGTACCTGTAATGAGTCAGTCAAAGCACGAAGCTATCATAATTGGTGGAGGATTCTTCGGATGTAAAATGCCTTTATATCTAAAGAAATACATGAATAAGGTCATTTTATTTTAACCAGAAAATAAGCTTCTTCAACGTGCATCTTACACTGACCAAGCTAGAGTCCACAACGGTTATCACTACCCAAAAAGTATCCTTTCTAAAGTCATTAAGTTACGAGACAGCAAGGCTTCCCGGATTGAAGTATTTTTCAACTCTGGGGATAGGGAATAGGGTCAGCGCTAAATACGTCTTTAACTGCACTTACTCAGCAATTAACAAAATTATTTCGGCTTCTCGACTTCCCATTATCCCTTTAAAGCATGAGTTAGCTGAGATGGCATTAGTTGAAGTACCTGAACCTCTGAAGCACTTAGGTATTACCGTCATGTGCGGTTCCTTCTTCTCCATTATGCTTTTTCCACCACGCGGACTGCACACATTGAGTCATGTGCGCTATACACCCCACTTCTACTGGCAAGAGACTGAAAAGTTTTGTCGTTAACGGAAAATCCTTGAATTATATGAAAACCATCTGGAGTCAAAACCTAGTTTCTATATCTATAAAGATTTTTTATAAAGGCGTTTTCATAATTTCGTTATTTTTACTTTTAAATTTGTTATTTTATCAATTTATACAGGCGTATTCTGTAAGTATTCATTTTAATGGTAGCCCCATTAATGGAAGCTTTCAGATATTCAATCCCCTACGCAGAATTGGGGAAGGTCAAACTCCTGGTCGAGATTTTCAATTTTTTCACGGTTTAGGTACTCTTTATCTCCATTATTTACCTTATGTATTGTTAGGAAAGAATTTATTTAGTTCGGAAATCGCTAGATACTTAATTTCAATGTGGCTATTTACTTTCACTAATTATTTGTTTTTACGCTCAACTAAAATTCCTAAAGAACTGTCTTTACTCATTTCAATAGCTATTACATACAGTAGCGATTTTTTAGGTTTAAATAGCCTTTTGTACCCTGAGAATAGCCTACTTGGTGTAAGGTCAAGTATG
This Coleofasciculus sp. FACHB-T130 DNA region includes the following protein-coding sequences:
- a CDS encoding glycosyltransferase, whose amino-acid sequence is MRIKAFLKKVINQTLLPLDSYSRDATALARVIDFSYADISEFQQHPERVSKSGTHSVNWYLPSFENAFYGGVMTILRTADYLFQKGGMHQRFLICGDINADAVAEKITKVFPALKSAEVIILNSAQAIQNIPVSDFSIATLWTTAYVLLKVQNTGLKFYFIQDFEPLFYPAGSTYAQAEATYRFGFYGIANTISLKKIYEIEYDGVSVHFTPCIDTNVFYSENSLKKNDQPKRVFFYGRPGHPRNGFELAVESMRQLKKRYGSGVEILSAGANWKPEDYGLGGVLENLGLLNYEATGHLYRSCHIGLSMMMTRHPSYLPFEMMACGVLVVSNVNPSTRWLLRDGENCLLSNPSASCLAETISLAIDKYDEFAHIKKNAVEYMMNYHQDWSVELARIHQFMLNVPGIENRSREGLYVSKFAKV
- a CDS encoding methyltransferase domain-containing protein — translated: MNTVKSLIKIDIGCGPHKREGFIGIDSSKHSGVDYVVDIEKEDLPFENGSVDYIFSSHCLEHISNTNRFFQEICRVACEGATVEIWTPYAFSNGAFIFSHVQFLNEEHYMHMCVLFPEVYKKLTGGFWVLNEIKYVVLPSTLVDIDRSGHSLDFALKYFKGVVQEFGVFMNIYRSKPPKEKVPAWWEVRTFSTDRYEKSMRIKELAPSTDEEVSKAIKKFALDG